A portion of the Cydia fagiglandana chromosome 7, ilCydFagi1.1, whole genome shotgun sequence genome contains these proteins:
- the LOC134666298 gene encoding GTP-binding protein Rheb homolog produces the protein MPSKQRKIAMMGYRSVGKSSLIIQFVEGQFVDSYDPTIENTFTKFIRLNSTEYEVKLVDTAGQDEFSIFPLQYSMDFHGYVLVYSINSSKSFQIVQIIYDKLLDMVGKIHVPIVLVGNKTDLHLERKISTEEGKRLAEKWKAAFVETSAKRNESVTDLFHAILLEIERSDGHIKENGNGCVLC, from the exons atgccgtCAAAGCAGAGAAAAATTGCGATGATGGGTTACAGATCAGTCG GTAAATCATCTCTAATTATTCAGTTCGTAGAAGGACAGTTCGTGGATTCATATGACCCCACAATCGAAAATA CATTTACAAAGTTCATCCGCCTGAACTCCACTGAGTATGAGGTGAAGCTTGTGGACACGGCGGGGCAGGATGAGTTCAGCATATTCCCTCTTCAGTACAGCATGGATTTCCATGGCTATGTTCTGGTGTACTCCATCAACTCCAGTAAAAGCTTTCAGATCGTACAAATCATTTACGACAAATTGCTGGACATGGTTGGAAAGATACa TGTACCCATAGTATTAGTCGGCAACAAAACAGATCTGCATCTTGAAAGGAAGATCAGCACAGAGGAGGGTAAACGGTTGGCAGAGAAGTGGAAAGCAGCCTTTGTCGAGACCAGTGCTAAAAGGAATGAG TCAGTGACGGACTTGTTCCACGCGATCCTGCTGGAGATAGAGCGCTCGGACGGACACATAAAGGAGAACGGCAATGGCTGTGTGTTGTGCTAA